The nucleotide sequence TCTGGCATATTTCGTTCGAATTCTGGTGTGAATCTTCTACAAGAGGAATGAGAAGCAATGACTGGTGCCTTTGTTAATCTCAAAGCATCAAAAGCAGCACTGTCTGTTACGTGAGAAATATCCACCATAATTCCCCATTTGTTCATCTCAGCAATTACTTGCTCACCAAAAGGGCTGATCCCATTCCAAGTGTTAAGTGTATCATATGAAGAATCACTTATTTGATTATCCTTTGAATGTGTTAAGGTGATATACCGTATTCCTCGATCGAAAAAGTACTTCACATTATTTATATCGTCTTCTATTGGCGCTCCATTTTCCATTCCCATAGGTAGAGAAATCAACCCTTGATCAAAATTTACCTCGATATCTGCTGGTGTGTTGGCCATTGCAAACATTGTAGGAAATGTTACTGGAAGTCTAGATACCATATCAATAAGGGAATCAGCAAAATTCTTAGCTCCGCCTGTTTCTTGATACCCTGCAGGGATATAAATTGACATAAAAGGTGCATCCAACCCCCCTCGTTTTGATTTAGGAAAATCAAAATTACCAGTTGTTTCAACTGAAACGTCTTCTACCGTCTTGGTGATCATGAATCCTTTTATATTCATTCTATATGGAAGGTCAACGTGACCATCCACCATGATAAAAGTTTTAGCAAGCGAATCAGCAATAGCCATTACCTCCTGATCGGACTTCCCTTCAATACTCCAAGGTTCTTCTGTTGATGTTGAGCATGAAGCGAATATTCCAAGGATGATTGTAAAGGTGAGTGATCTTTTAAGTGAAAAATTCATATTGTATTTATCCTGTTGATTGATTTCAACAAAAATACCGAATAGGAACTACACGGGCAGTCCAACAACAATTCGATTGCCACTGTTACATTTTTTTTTGATATTTTACAACAAATTTGAAGAGCTCACCTACTTCTTATTTGCTTTATATTCGTTGATTTTTTAAAAAAATGTGGCATTTTTGTACTAGGAGTTTTTTCCGACTAATAAATAGACGCTATGACTGACCCTATTTCACCTGAACTACTTAGCAACTGGAACACCTACGGAGGATACCTAGCCATGGCCGTGGCTGGTGTTGGTTTATTAATTCTGTTAGGCCATTATTTAAAGTTGCTGGCTACCAGTGATTATAAAACAAGATATGACTACATCAATATGCATGAAATAAACATGCTATGGAATGGAGCATTATTAATTATAATCGGAGGCACACTCTTTTTCAATACTCTTTTTGCTGAGTCTACTTGGTTATGGTTTTTCGTGAGACTCTTTATGAGTTCCATGTTTGCAGTAATCCTTGGAGTAATTATTCAAAACGTTTTGAAATTTTACTATCCATTCTTTATCGAAAAGCGTCTTAAGAAATTAAGATTCACGCCAAGAACTTCTCCTGATGGAAAGAAAATGAAGCTTCTCAGTGAGGAAGAGGAAGATGTTTACCTCGATGAAGGTATGCAAGCTGAAGAAGATGCATTCTCAGTAGATTATGATGTTTGGATTGACGAAGAGTCAGGATTCACAAAAATCGAAAAATACAACGGTAGACTGCATGCACTTCAGTGTAATAACTGTAACTACCAGACTTTAAAAGTTGATAGAGAAGAAATTATTCAAACTGCTTCTGAAGCTGAAGAAGGAGAGTTGATGAAATATTATGCTTGTGGGTATTGTGGGCATAAAGAAAGAAAGTCTTTCAAGATTGCAAGATTGAAAGAAGGAGAATCGGTTTAGTTGCGGATTCACAAATAATAAAAACAAAAAACCTGGCTTAGTCAGGTTTTTTTTGTTTTAAAGCTTAATGCAAACATTCTGAGGTTCAGAAAAAAACCTGAGTGCTTCGTTCCCTCCCTCTCTTCCAATTCCGGAATCCTTCATTCCACCAAAAGGAGTTCTTAAATCACGCACTAACCAGCAGTTGACCCAGATAATGCCCGATTGAACTGCATGCGATACTCGATGGGCTCTTTTGAGATCAGAAGTCCAAATAGTACATGAAAGTCCATATCGCGTAGAATTTGCTATATCAATTGCCTCTTCTTCATTTTTAAATTTATTCAAGGTCACAACAGGCCCAAAAATCTCTTCTTGATTTGTTCTGCAGTTTTTATCTAATCCTTCAATAACTGTTGGCTCATAATAAAATCCTTCTCGAGCGATTCTATTTCCACCATGCAAGACCTTACCTCCTTCTTCTTTGGCCAATAGAACATACGAGTCTACTTTATTTAGATGATCTTCTGAAACGAGTGCACCCATGATAGATTTAGCATTCATAGGATCACCGACAACTATTTTTTCACACTCTTTCAAGAACCTGGCTTTAAACTCATCATAAATTGAATCCTCGACAAGGATACGTGACCCACAGAGACATATTTCTCCTTGATTAGTAAAAGAGCTTTTTACACTTGTTTTTACGGCTTCATCCAGATCACAATCCGCAAAAATGATGTTCGGATTTTTTCCTCCAAGTTCCAGTGATACTTTCTTGAATTGTTGAGATGCCGTGGCACCAACTATTCTTCCGGTAGCTGTACCTCCTGTAAATGAAATTGCCTTTGTCACTTCATGTTCAACAATTGCCTGGCCAATACTTTTACCTTCTCCATGCAAAATGTTCAATACTCCGTTTGGCATTCCAGCATCTTTGCTAAGTTTTCCAAGCAAAAAGGCAGTCATTGGTGTGAGTTCTGAAGGTTTTGCAATAACACAATTTCCCATGGCCAAAGCAGGGGCAATCTTCCAAGAAAAAAGATATAACGGCAAATTCCACGGTGATATACAACCAACGATACCGACGGGTGACCTTCTAGTATAATTCACCATGAAACCCTCTGAAACCTGCGCCTCCGAAGAAAAATTGACAATTGCTGAAGCATAAAATCTAAAATTCGCGCTCGCTCTGGGTATATCCACGGCCTTTGCTAACCATAAAGGTTTCCCATTATCACGACTCTCCATGAGTGCTAAATCATCAAGATTATAATCAATTAGATCTGCAAGCTTGTGGAGAATTCTACTTCTCTTATCAACAGCCATGCGACTCCAGACAGGAAAGGCTTCTTTACTAGCTTCAACAGCTAGATCCAGATCCTCTTGTGTTGAATTTGGAACCTGGGCAAAGACTTTTCCAGTGCCTGGTTCTATGTTTTCAATATAATCACCTTTGATAGGATCTCTATATTCCCCATTTACGAAGTTTTGAATCTTTTGCATTTTATTATATTGATCCTGTTCTACCTCCGTCAATTCTTAAGCTAGTCCCGTTAATATATGCGCCGCTAGGACTACATAGTAAGGCTGCATAAGCTGCAATTTCAGAAGCTTCTCCAAATCTACCTGCAGGTATCATTTTCTTCATACCTTCTTCGATTTCCATTTCGGTCTTACCCAAATTCTTAGATTTTCCGGCAATAAGGCTTTCAATGCGAGCCGTATTGATAAAGCCTGGAAGAATATTATTAACCGTAATACCATATTGACCAAGCTCACTCGCCAGGGTTTTGGACCATGAAGCCATAGCTCCTCTCACTGTATTACTAACTCCTAACCCAACAATCGGAATTTTCACTGATGTGGAGATTATATTAACTACTCTACCGTAATTAGTTTTTTTCATTCCAGGTAGCAGGGCTTGGACAAGTAAATGGCTTACGTTCAAATGTCTATTCATTGCCACCTCAAAATCCAATAAATCAGCTTCCGCCAGAAGGCCAGGTGCTGGTCCCCCAGAATTATTCACCAAAATATGATAATCGCCATTCTTAAGCCCTTCTTTCACCTTCGTCTTTACAGCATCCAGGTCATCAAAATCTGCTACCAAGTAGTCATGGTCTCCTGGCGCTAGTTCTTGAAGAGCCTCTTTCAAAGAATCTTCATTCCGTGCAAAAAGAGTAACTCGCGACCCTAATGAGCTCAATTCCTTTGCTATCGCCAATCCCATTCCTTGAGAGCTTCCACAAACCAAAGCTCTTTTACCTTTAAGGTCTAAATCCATAAATTCTTTCTAACTTTTCTTCAAAAATAAACATCTCTAACATGGCGATACAAAGACCTTTCAATCTACAAAAATGGATTGAAGAAAATCGTAACCTCTTAAAGCCCCCTGTTGGCAATAAGAATCTATATACGGAAGCTGGAGATTACATCGTAATGATTGTAGGTGGCCCTAATGCTAGAAAAGATTATCACTACAACGAAACAGAGGAGCTATTTTATCAACTCGAAGGTGATATCGAAGTTACTATTCAGGAAGATGGTAAGGCAGTCAAGATTCCAATAAAAGAAGGGGAAATGTATTTACACCCTGCAAAAGTTCCTCACTCTCCCGCCAGACCTGAAAATACGGTTGGACTAGTCATCGAAAGAAAACGTGAATCGGGTCACACCGACGGTCTTATGTGGTTTTGTGATAACTGTAATAACAAATTACATGACACTTATTTCAATCTTGAAGATGTTGAAAAAGATTTTCAGCCAAGATTTCGAGAATTTTTCAATTCTGAAGAGTTAAGAACTTGCGATAATTGCGGAGAAACCATGGAAACAGATCCAAGATTCACAGACTAAACTTACATTTTGAAGGAAGCATTACAAAAAGCTAAAGAATTAGATGATTCTGATTCTCTATCTCATTATAAATCTCAATTCCACTTTCCTCAACGTAATGGAAAGGATTGTATCTACTTATGTGGAAACTCTCTAGGCCTACAACCTAAGATTACAGAAAACTACGTTGTAGAAGAATTAAAAAATTGGCAACAAAAAGGTGTAGAGGGCCATTTTACTGGCTCAAAACCATGGGTCTCCTATCATAAAAACTCAAAAGCTTCTTTAGCCAGAATTGTAGGTGCTCTAGAAGAGGAAGTAGTCGCAATGAATAACCTGACTACAAACCTACATTTAGCCCTTGCTTCATTTTATCACCCTAAAGGCAAAAAGTCTAAGATTCTAATAGAACGTGGTGCATTCCCATCAGATTTTTATGCGGTCCATTCGAGGATTTCTTTAAGCGGATACGACCCTTATGAAAATTTGATTGAACTTCAACCACCTAAAGGCTCTGATTGTCTCAAGACAGAAGAAGTTATTGAAAAAATTAATGAGCTTGGAGATGAGCTTGCATTGGTAATGTTTCCAGGAATACAATACTATACCGGCCAGCTATTCGATATTAAGCGTATCACTGAAGCAGCACATAAGGTGGAAGCTAAGGTTGGATTTGATTTGGCGCATACTGCCGGGAATATTCCATTAAATCTCCATCATGATCAAGTTGACTTTGCCGTATGGTGCACTTATAAATATTTAAATTCTGGTCCTGGAGGAGTAGGAGGTTTATTCATTCATGAAAAGCATGCAAAGAATCAATCAATCCCTCGTTTGTCTGGATGGTGGGGTCATAATTCAGAAGATCGGTTTAAAATGAACAACACAATCAACCCAATACCATCTGTGGATGGATGGCAGCTAAGCAACATCAATATCATTTCACATGCTTCGCATTTAGCTTCATTGAGTCTATTTGATGAGGCCGGGATGGATAATCTAAGATCCAAGAGTATCAAGCTGACTGACTTCATGGAACATTTGATTCTTGATTCTGATATACTAAAAAACCAAGTCAAGATCATTACTCCGGGGAATCATGAGGAGCGCGGAGCACAATTATCAATCTTTCTATTGAATCATGGTAAGAGCGTATTTAATTATATCATTGACAAAGGAGTCATGCTTGACTGGAGGGAACCAAATGTGATTAGAGTTGCACCAGTCCCTTTGTATAATTCATTTGAGGATGCTGTGAATTTTGTAACTATTTTGGAAAACGCCCTAGCGAATGAAGGATAAAATTAGCATAGTAGGAGCTGGGCTTGTCGGCTCTTTAATAGCTGTAATGCTTAAGAAAAAGGGATTTTCCGTTCAAGTGTTTGAAAAAAGAGAAGATCCTAGAAATTCATTAGTAGCTCAAGGAAGGTCTATCAATCTTGCATTAAGTCATAGAGGAATTCAGCCTTTAAAATTAGCTGGGGTTTATGATACCATCGCTCCTTTTTTGATTCCGATGAATGGCAGAATGATGCACGATCAATCTGGAGCTCTCACGTATCAATCCTATGGCAAAGAGGGACAATTTATTAACTCGGTTTCAAGAGCCCAACTGAACGAACTGCTCATCAACTCAGCGGAAGAATCCGGTGTTGAAGTGTACTTTAATCATAAATGTACTGATATCGATTTCGAAAAAAACAATATTAGTTTTGAAAACGGGGTAAGCGTAGAATCTGATCTTATCATTGGCACTGATGGGGCCTTCTCCGCTTTAAGAAAAAAATTGCAATTCACTGATCGTTTTAATTTCTCTCAACATTACATCGAACATGGCTATAAAGAATTATCTATCAAGCCAATTAATGGAGAATTCGGATTAGAGCAGAATTACCTTCATATCTGGCCAAGAGGTAATTTCATGCTTATAGCTCTTCCGAATAATGATAAAACTTTTACTTGCACACTATTTTTCCCTTTTGAGGGGTCTCCTTCCTTTGCACAATTGAGCAGTAAAACGGAAGTTGATTCTTTCTTTGATCAATTTTTTGCTGATGCTAAGGCATTGATACCAGACCTTTCTGATCAATTTTTTGAAAATCCTACCTCTTCGTTAATCACTACAAAATGTGAGCCTTGGAATAAAGGCAGGAGTATTCTATTAGGAGATGCAGCTCATGCAATTGTCCCTTTTTATGGACAGGGGATGAATTCAGGATTTGAAGATGTTCGATTGTTTATCGAAATGAGTGAAAAAATGAATTGGGACTGGGATAGCATATTACCTTCCTATTCACAACAAAGAAAAAAGGATGCTGATGCCATTTCTGAGCTTGCTCTTATGAATTTCATCGAAATGAGAGATCATGTTGGTGATCCAATTTTTTTAAAAAGAAAGAAACTAGAAGCTAAAATTCAAGAACAATTTCCAAATGAATGGATACCACTTTACAGCATGGTAACATTTTCAGATATTCCCTATTCAGAAGCTTTACGTCTTGGGAAAATCCAAAAACAAGTCATGGATGAGGTTCTTCAATCGGAAACCGAAGAAATAGATTACAATAAAATAATTGAACGATTTAATGCTCTAAAGAAAGTCGGCTAGATAATTTATCAATGGCACGTTGTTCCTCGTGAGCTATGCCATCTGCTGCATTTGCGAACAAATACATTGCTTCATAAACAAATTCTTTCTCGTCAGGATGCTCCTCCAAATAGCTTTTCAGTGTATTGAGAAACTTCTTTTCCCACTTATCAATGTTTTCAAGTAAATAACGAAACTCAGTCCGAAAAAGAGTCTCCACTCGATCCGCGTTTGTATTTGGCATTTGGTCCAAGTATAACAATGCCAGGCCTTTTGAAATATTCAATACTCCATCCCACTCCTCCTTATCCAGCTTACCATCACTCATACAGACCAATAATGAAGGGTATATTTTGAGGATGTATGTGAACTGATCAATTGAAAGATCAGATTTTCTAATCTTGTGGTACTCTTCCAGTAGTATTTCGTGCTGGTTTTTCATGGCTAAGACGGGTATTAACTTCAAAGATAAGATTGTTTCCAGATATGACATACATCATTGATATATGTCATAGCTTTTTTTACGCAATAACCTCTACTGAGCGATTGTCTGAAGCTGACTTTGCTGTTGCAGGATTTCTTTATAGTTCTGATAAACATCTAATATCTTGGATACATAATCTATAGGTTCAGACCCTCTACAGTATCCAAATTCTACAACTGGGTCATTAAAGAATTTTGATTGAGATTTTTTTAGGAGGAATTCGCTTACATCGTCCCATTTTTTAGTATTACCGCCATATTTTTCTGTCAAACGAATGGCGTCTTGTAAATGACCTAATCCGACATTGTATGAGGCCAAAACAAACTTTAATCTTTCATCTTCGTCTTCTATCACCTTCTCCCATTGCCTTTGAAGCCAAAGTAGATGCTTCATCCCAGCATAAATATTATCCTCAGGGTCATACAAACTCAATACTCCATATTCTCTACCTGTACGTGGCATGACTTGCAATAGACCTATTGCACCGGCCCAAGATTCTGCATTCGCATCAAATTTTGACTCCCTAAAAACCTGAGCAGCCAACAATAACCAATCCCATTCAAGCTCATTTGCTGCATTTTTTATAAGTGAATCGTAAGGAGAAATTGCTTCAGACCCACCTATAGAAGAATACTTACTTCTAGATCTTCTTAGTGCAGACTTAGAACTCTTAAAGTACTTATCATAAATAACATAGTAATCTGTTGTCTTTCTCATTTTAATGATCCACTCATTGAGTGACGCTAACAGTTGACTTGAATTTTTTCTCACGCCCCATGCAATTTGCGTAGGGAAGCTGACAGGTGTTTTTATATCAATATTGGAATAATAGGTAGAATTTACCAAAGCAACATCTTCCTCTGCAACTGTATAATCTATAGTTCCTTCAGCTACTCTTTTGATTAACTGCTCAGTTTCCACATTCGAATCTCCGGCAACTATTAGAATATCACCGCCAATTTCATCTGATAGATTCACCATTCTATCATAGTAAGATGAATGCGGTCTAACCACTACTTGCTTTCCAATTAGATCGACCGGATTTCTTATCAGCTGAGCTTCAATTTCGTGTAGTTTAATTTTTCTCCAATTTTCAGGTTTTCTTTGAATCAAGACCTGACGTTGAAGGTTGTGATAATGAGTAAATGAAATTCGCTTTTTGCGCTCTTTAGTTACTGTAAGATTATAAGCTAAAATATCTCCTTCCCCAGTGTTTAGTTTATTAAAGCCTTCTCCTATATTCTGTGTTATATTAATTCGAAGCTGTAAACCATGTTCTGCACAAAAACGTTTTAGAAGTTCATATTCATACCCCATAGTCTTCCCTTTGTATACAAAAAGACCCGTTGAACTATTATCCATAATAGCGGTGAGATAACCTCGCTCTTTGATCACTTCAAGATCAAGGTCTATAATAAATTCTTCGCGTTCTGGATAATCTGAATTGGCTTGACTTGACGTAGACTTCTTACATGAAGTGGTCAATGAAAAAAGTAAAACAATGAGAATAATGGTTTTTAATCGAACCTTCATATTGTTTTAAAATAGTAAAAAAAACTTAGACCAGCTCTCTACCAGGGCATTCTAATTACTTCAGACTAGTGTTTCTTTTTTTGAAAGCACCTGAAAAACTGCTTGCTTAATCGCATTAACATCATAGCCACATTCATTATGCAGCTGCGACTGCTCTCCATGCTCGATGATTTTGTCTGGAATTCCCAATCTCTTCACACTAGAGTGGTAATTATTATCTGCCGCAAATTCAAGGATAGCTGAGCCAAATCCTCCCATGATACATCCATCCTCTAAAGTAATTAAGTGTCGGTGCGACTTGAAGATTTCGTGAAGCAGCTCTTCATCTAGAGGCTTGACAAACCTCATATCATACACTGATGGACTCAACCCTTCTTTCTGAAGCTCTTCAGCAGCATTCAAGGCGTAATTCCCTACTTGACCGATTGATAGTATAGCTATGTCTTTACCTTCAATTAATCTTCTTCCTTTTCCTATCTCAATCTTTTTCATAGCTGTTCTCCACTCAGGCATTGTTCCAGCTCCGCGTGGATATCTAATAGATATTGGTCCATCGTGCTCGCTGGCCGTAAACATCAAATTGCGAAGCTCTTCCTCATTCATAGGAGCAGATACTACCATATTGGGAATACATCTCATATAAGCTATATCATAAGCCCCGTGATGCGTTGGACCGTCAGCACCTGCAACTCCTGCTCTATCCATGCAAAAAACTACATGAAGATTTTGGATACACACATCGTGTATAACTTGATCATATGCTCTTTGCATGAAGGTGCTATAAATGTTGCAAAAAGGCACCATTCCTTGTGTAGATAACCCAGCAGAAAATGTAACAGCATGCTGCTCTGCAATTCCCACATCGTAAGCCCTATCTGGAATTTCTTCCATCATTATTTTCATAGATGAACCAGAAGGCATAGCCGGCGTGATACCAACAATCTTTTTATTTTCTTTGGCTAATTCAACTAATGTGTGACCAAATACATCTTGAAATTTTGGAGGTTGAGGAGTTTCATAGGTTTTTTTATTTATCGCTCCGGTAATTTTATCAAATGTGCCTGGGGCGTGCCATTTAGTTTGATCTTTCTCTGCTAATTCGTAACCCTTTCCTTTAACTGTAAGACAATGTAAAATCTTTGGGCCTGGAATTTTTCTCAAATCCTCCATAACATCAACAAGATGATTTACATCGTGTCCATCAATAGGACCAAAATATCTTAAGTTGAGTGATTCAAATAGATTGCTTTGCTTAAGTAATAGGCTTTTCATTGAGTTTTCAACCTTCGCCGCAATTTCCTGAGCATTGGGACCAAATTTGCTTACTTTCCCCAATAACTTCCAGATTTCATCTCTGAACTTATTATAAGTTTGACTAGTGGTTATATCTGTTAAGTAATCCTTCAATGCTCCTACATTCGGATCAATTGACATACAATTGTCATTTAAAACAATGAGAAGATTTGAA is from Marinobacter alexandrii and encodes:
- a CDS encoding dipeptidase, with the protein product MNFSLKRSLTFTIILGIFASCSTSTEEPWSIEGKSDQEVMAIADSLAKTFIMVDGHVDLPYRMNIKGFMITKTVEDVSVETTGNFDFPKSKRGGLDAPFMSIYIPAGYQETGGAKNFADSLIDMVSRLPVTFPTMFAMANTPADIEVNFDQGLISLPMGMENGAPIEDDINNVKYFFDRGIRYITLTHSKDNQISDSSYDTLNTWNGISPFGEQVIAEMNKWGIMVDISHVTDSAAFDALRLTKAPVIASHSSCRRFTPEFERNMPDTLIYALAENGGVIHINFGSTFLSKESRDKFDKMREDLTNYRAENGLSSDDSVYTAYANQYAIDNDVYEDVQKVADHIDHVVSLVGIDYVAFGSDYDGVGDSLPKGLKDVSTYPNLLNELLKRGYTPKEIEKICYKNTFRVWRKVQEVAQGLQ
- a CDS encoding aldehyde dehydrogenase, which codes for MQKIQNFVNGEYRDPIKGDYIENIEPGTGKVFAQVPNSTQEDLDLAVEASKEAFPVWSRMAVDKRSRILHKLADLIDYNLDDLALMESRDNGKPLWLAKAVDIPRASANFRFYASAIVNFSSEAQVSEGFMVNYTRRSPVGIVGCISPWNLPLYLFSWKIAPALAMGNCVIAKPSELTPMTAFLLGKLSKDAGMPNGVLNILHGEGKSIGQAIVEHEVTKAISFTGGTATGRIVGATASQQFKKVSLELGGKNPNIIFADCDLDEAVKTSVKSSFTNQGEICLCGSRILVEDSIYDEFKARFLKECEKIVVGDPMNAKSIMGALVSEDHLNKVDSYVLLAKEEGGKVLHGGNRIAREGFYYEPTVIEGLDKNCRTNQEEIFGPVVTLNKFKNEEEAIDIANSTRYGLSCTIWTSDLKRAHRVSHAVQSGIIWVNCWLVRDLRTPFGGMKDSGIGREGGNEALRFFSEPQNVCIKL
- a CDS encoding SDR family oxidoreductase, whose product is MDLDLKGKRALVCGSSQGMGLAIAKELSSLGSRVTLFARNEDSLKEALQELAPGDHDYLVADFDDLDAVKTKVKEGLKNGDYHILVNNSGGPAPGLLAEADLLDFEVAMNRHLNVSHLLVQALLPGMKKTNYGRVVNIISTSVKIPIVGLGVSNTVRGAMASWSKTLASELGQYGITVNNILPGFINTARIESLIAGKSKNLGKTEMEIEEGMKKMIPAGRFGEASEIAAYAALLCSPSGAYINGTSLRIDGGRTGSI
- a CDS encoding 3-hydroxyanthranilate 3,4-dioxygenase gives rise to the protein MAIQRPFNLQKWIEENRNLLKPPVGNKNLYTEAGDYIVMIVGGPNARKDYHYNETEELFYQLEGDIEVTIQEDGKAVKIPIKEGEMYLHPAKVPHSPARPENTVGLVIERKRESGHTDGLMWFCDNCNNKLHDTYFNLEDVEKDFQPRFREFFNSEELRTCDNCGETMETDPRFTD
- the kynU gene encoding kynureninase, giving the protein MKEALQKAKELDDSDSLSHYKSQFHFPQRNGKDCIYLCGNSLGLQPKITENYVVEELKNWQQKGVEGHFTGSKPWVSYHKNSKASLARIVGALEEEVVAMNNLTTNLHLALASFYHPKGKKSKILIERGAFPSDFYAVHSRISLSGYDPYENLIELQPPKGSDCLKTEEVIEKINELGDELALVMFPGIQYYTGQLFDIKRITEAAHKVEAKVGFDLAHTAGNIPLNLHHDQVDFAVWCTYKYLNSGPGGVGGLFIHEKHAKNQSIPRLSGWWGHNSEDRFKMNNTINPIPSVDGWQLSNINIISHASHLASLSLFDEAGMDNLRSKSIKLTDFMEHLILDSDILKNQVKIITPGNHEERGAQLSIFLLNHGKSVFNYIIDKGVMLDWREPNVIRVAPVPLYNSFEDAVNFVTILENALANEG
- a CDS encoding NAD(P)/FAD-dependent oxidoreductase, coding for MKDKISIVGAGLVGSLIAVMLKKKGFSVQVFEKREDPRNSLVAQGRSINLALSHRGIQPLKLAGVYDTIAPFLIPMNGRMMHDQSGALTYQSYGKEGQFINSVSRAQLNELLINSAEESGVEVYFNHKCTDIDFEKNNISFENGVSVESDLIIGTDGAFSALRKKLQFTDRFNFSQHYIEHGYKELSIKPINGEFGLEQNYLHIWPRGNFMLIALPNNDKTFTCTLFFPFEGSPSFAQLSSKTEVDSFFDQFFADAKALIPDLSDQFFENPTSSLITTKCEPWNKGRSILLGDAAHAIVPFYGQGMNSGFEDVRLFIEMSEKMNWDWDSILPSYSQQRKKDADAISELALMNFIEMRDHVGDPIFLKRKKLEAKIQEQFPNEWIPLYSMVTFSDIPYSEALRLGKIQKQVMDEVLQSETEEIDYNKIIERFNALKKVG
- a CDS encoding transporter substrate-binding domain-containing protein, which gives rise to MKVRLKTIILIVLLFSLTTSCKKSTSSQANSDYPEREEFIIDLDLEVIKERGYLTAIMDNSSTGLFVYKGKTMGYEYELLKRFCAEHGLQLRINITQNIGEGFNKLNTGEGDILAYNLTVTKERKKRISFTHYHNLQRQVLIQRKPENWRKIKLHEIEAQLIRNPVDLIGKQVVVRPHSSYYDRMVNLSDEIGGDILIVAGDSNVETEQLIKRVAEGTIDYTVAEEDVALVNSTYYSNIDIKTPVSFPTQIAWGVRKNSSQLLASLNEWIIKMRKTTDYYVIYDKYFKSSKSALRRSRSKYSSIGGSEAISPYDSLIKNAANELEWDWLLLAAQVFRESKFDANAESWAGAIGLLQVMPRTGREYGVLSLYDPEDNIYAGMKHLLWLQRQWEKVIEDEDERLKFVLASYNVGLGHLQDAIRLTEKYGGNTKKWDDVSEFLLKKSQSKFFNDPVVEFGYCRGSEPIDYVSKILDVYQNYKEILQQQSQLQTIAQ
- the dxs gene encoding 1-deoxy-D-xylulose-5-phosphate synthase — encoded protein: MEIIPGPLLAEIDSPDDLKKLDVRQLAQVCQELRDFIIDNVSVYGGHFGASLGVTELSVALHYVFNTPVDQLVWDVGHQAYGHKILTGRKNSFHTNRKYKGISGFPKRSESEYDTFGVGHSSTSISAALGMAEASRLKNEKEKQHIAVIGDGAMTGGLAFEAMNHGGVSNSNLLIVLNDNCMSIDPNVGALKDYLTDITTSQTYNKFRDEIWKLLGKVSKFGPNAQEIAAKVENSMKSLLLKQSNLFESLNLRYFGPIDGHDVNHLVDVMEDLRKIPGPKILHCLTVKGKGYELAEKDQTKWHAPGTFDKITGAINKKTYETPQPPKFQDVFGHTLVELAKENKKIVGITPAMPSGSSMKIMMEEIPDRAYDVGIAEQHAVTFSAGLSTQGMVPFCNIYSTFMQRAYDQVIHDVCIQNLHVVFCMDRAGVAGADGPTHHGAYDIAYMRCIPNMVVSAPMNEEELRNLMFTASEHDGPISIRYPRGAGTMPEWRTAMKKIEIGKGRRLIEGKDIAILSIGQVGNYALNAAEELQKEGLSPSVYDMRFVKPLDEELLHEIFKSHRHLITLEDGCIMGGFGSAILEFAADNNYHSSVKRLGIPDKIIEHGEQSQLHNECGYDVNAIKQAVFQVLSKKETLV